In Helianthus annuus cultivar XRQ/B chromosome 9, HanXRQr2.0-SUNRISE, whole genome shotgun sequence, the following are encoded in one genomic region:
- the LOC110879290 gene encoding uncharacterized protein LOC110879290 — translation MGKEVNNCPCELSPRNAAAAAAGVTRRRKHGHPVEVTGTGDQEVGCSGKSCRSCTAAVIADCVAVCCCPCAVVNIFTLTFFKLPWMMGRKCLGLGNKKKKKLKHNEKEKGQSVMSRKDEGLETKSESLVAEEEKEEEGARFEAEKVWLELYKVDQLGFGRVSFTGTE, via the coding sequence ATGGGCAAGGAAGTAAACAACTGCCCATGTGAACTTTCACCACGTAAtgccgccgccgccgccgccggAGTCACCAGGCGGAGAAAACACGGGCACCCAGTGGAGGTCACCGGAACAGGAGACCAAGAAGTTGGATGTTCCGGCAAGTCTTGCCGGTCATGCACGGCGGCAGTGATCGCCGATTGTGTTGCCGTGTGCTGCTGCCCATGCGCCGTCGTGAATATCTTCACCCTTACTTTCTTCAAACTCCCATGGATGATGGGGAGAAAGTGTTTAGGGTTGGgtaacaaaaagaaaaagaagttaAAACACAATGAGAAAGAGAAGGGTCAAAGTGTAATGTCGAGGAAAGATGAGGGACTAGAAACGAAATCCGAAAGTTTAGTggctgaagaagaaaaagaagaagaggGTGCAAGGTTTGAAGCAGAGAAAGTTTGGTTAGAATTGTATAAAGTGGATCAGTTGGGGTTTGGCAGGGTTTCCTTCACGGGAACTGAGTAA